A genomic stretch from Rhodospirillales bacterium includes:
- a CDS encoding 3-hydroxyacyl-CoA dehydrogenase, which yields MQERPVIAVVGSGLVGRGWAVVFARAGCSVRLWDTQPGQADKAVHGIAGELDGLAELGLAGEDPPSEVLGRIAVASTLEAALDGAAHVQECTPEVLATKQAVFAQLDAASAQDTVLASSTSGIQASLFSESLTGRSRCLVAHPLNPPHLIPLVELVPAPWTDPAVVERTRVLMEGVGQATVTLKKEVPGFVVNRLQGALLHEAFRLVQDEVADVADVDAAVESGLGLRWSFMGPFETIDLNAPGGIADYVARYGQLYLDLARDGGPPRPWEAELARSLETDRRKQLPADRLDERAQWRDRRLALLVAHKLRHASDPDT from the coding sequence ATGCAGGAACGACCCGTCATCGCAGTCGTCGGCAGCGGCCTGGTGGGGCGCGGCTGGGCGGTCGTGTTTGCCAGGGCCGGCTGTTCGGTCAGGCTGTGGGATACCCAACCCGGCCAGGCCGACAAGGCCGTGCACGGAATTGCGGGCGAGCTGGACGGACTGGCGGAACTCGGACTGGCCGGCGAGGACCCTCCGTCCGAAGTGCTCGGGCGGATTGCGGTCGCGTCAACCCTGGAGGCTGCGCTGGACGGGGCGGCCCACGTGCAGGAATGCACGCCTGAGGTCCTTGCGACGAAACAGGCCGTCTTTGCCCAGCTCGATGCGGCCTCTGCTCAAGACACCGTGCTCGCCAGCTCGACGTCGGGCATTCAGGCCTCGCTGTTCTCGGAGTCGCTGACGGGGCGGAGCCGCTGTCTTGTCGCCCATCCCCTGAATCCCCCGCATCTCATCCCGCTGGTCGAACTCGTGCCTGCGCCGTGGACCGATCCTGCCGTCGTCGAGCGGACCCGCGTGCTGATGGAGGGAGTCGGGCAGGCAACGGTCACCCTGAAGAAGGAAGTGCCCGGGTTCGTCGTGAATCGGTTGCAAGGGGCCTTGCTGCACGAGGCGTTTCGGCTGGTCCAGGATGAGGTCGCCGATGTGGCCGACGTGGACGCGGCGGTGGAATCGGGATTGGGCCTGCGATGGTCGTTCATGGGGCCCTTTGAAACCATCGACCTCAATGCGCCTGGCGGGATCGCCGACTACGTCGCTCGCTACGGCCAGCTGTACCTCGACCTGGCGCGCGACGGCGGACCACCGCGGCCCTGGGAGGCCGAGCTCGCCCGAAGCCTGGAAACCGACCGGCGCAAACAGCTGCCGGCCGACCGGCTTGACGAGCGCGCACAATGGCGTGATCGGCGACTGGCGTTGCTCGTGGCCCACAAGCTGCGGCACGCTTCGGACCCCGACACCTGA
- a CDS encoding SDR family oxidoreductase, giving the protein MNSPPANALVTGQRILVSAAAAGIGRAIAETLHRHGARVHACDVDEAACAAFRAANPDISMARCDVADADQALEWVEDGIARLDGLDGLVNNAGIGGPTGRIEDLDPADWKRTIDVDLNGMFYVTRGAVPALRESRDGSVVNLSSLAGKFGFAGRTPYAAAKWAVVGFTKSLARELGNAGVRVNAIQPGNVEGPRIDRVIAAKAELRGESPEALRERVCETISLGRFVTAQDIADTALFLMSPLARNVSGQIIAVDGDTQMLL; this is encoded by the coding sequence ATGAATTCGCCCCCCGCCAACGCCCTTGTGACCGGCCAGCGTATTCTGGTCAGTGCCGCAGCCGCCGGCATCGGTCGCGCCATCGCCGAGACCCTGCACCGGCATGGTGCGCGGGTGCATGCCTGCGACGTCGACGAGGCGGCCTGTGCGGCGTTCCGTGCCGCCAATCCCGACATTTCGATGGCGCGCTGCGATGTCGCCGACGCCGACCAGGCGCTCGAATGGGTGGAAGACGGCATTGCCCGCCTGGATGGGCTCGACGGACTGGTGAACAACGCGGGCATCGGCGGCCCGACCGGGCGGATCGAGGACTTGGACCCCGCCGACTGGAAACGCACGATCGACGTGGACCTGAACGGGATGTTCTACGTGACCCGGGGAGCCGTGCCCGCGCTACGTGAGTCCCGCGACGGGTCCGTGGTCAATCTCTCCTCGCTCGCGGGCAAGTTCGGGTTTGCGGGCCGGACCCCGTACGCCGCCGCCAAGTGGGCCGTTGTCGGGTTCACCAAGTCGTTGGCGCGCGAACTGGGCAACGCCGGCGTTCGCGTCAACGCCATCCAGCCCGGCAACGTTGAGGGGCCACGGATCGATCGGGTCATCGCCGCCAAGGCCGAACTCCGTGGCGAGTCCCCGGAGGCTCTGCGGGAACGGGTCTGCGAGACGATCTCGCTCGGCCGGTTTGTCACGGCACAAGACATCGCGGATACGGCGCTATTCCTAATGTCCCCGCTGGCCCGCAATGTCTCCGGACAAATCATCGCCGTTGACGGCGATACGCAGATGCTGCTCTGA
- a CDS encoding 3-keto-5-aminohexanoate cleavage protein, whose translation MATSAAPPPEAAPSGRPRRKVIVTCAVTGSIHTPSMSPHLPVTPDEIATHAIDAAEAGASIIHLHARQADDGRPTQDPEVFRQFLPRIKQSCNAVVNITTGGAPRMPVAERMRPAVEFAPEVASLNMGSMNFGLFPMLKRYDSFEHAWEREALESSRSNVFQNSFEDIENILRACSGNGTRFEFECYDTSHLYNLSYFLDEGLVQPPLFIQTVFGIFGGIGTHPEDIAHMKRTADRLFGDVWRWSVLGAGAHQMRVAAFAAAQGGNVRVGLEDSLWDGPGQLAESNAAQVTRVRKILEGLSLDTATPDEARAMLSLKGGDTVRF comes from the coding sequence ATGGCCACGTCCGCTGCCCCGCCCCCTGAAGCTGCACCTTCCGGGCGTCCCCGGCGCAAGGTCATCGTGACGTGCGCGGTGACCGGCTCGATCCACACCCCGTCGATGTCGCCGCACCTCCCGGTCACGCCGGACGAGATCGCGACCCACGCGATCGACGCGGCGGAGGCCGGCGCCTCGATCATCCACCTCCACGCCCGCCAGGCAGACGACGGGCGTCCGACGCAGGATCCGGAGGTGTTCCGCCAGTTTCTCCCGAGAATCAAGCAGAGCTGCAACGCCGTCGTGAACATCACGACGGGCGGCGCGCCGCGAATGCCGGTAGCGGAACGCATGCGTCCGGCGGTCGAGTTCGCGCCGGAAGTCGCATCGTTGAACATGGGCTCGATGAATTTCGGCCTGTTTCCGATGCTGAAGCGCTACGACTCCTTTGAGCACGCGTGGGAGCGCGAGGCCCTGGAATCGAGCCGCAGCAACGTGTTCCAGAACAGCTTCGAGGACATCGAGAACATTCTCCGCGCCTGCAGCGGGAACGGGACCCGCTTCGAGTTCGAATGCTACGACACGAGCCACCTGTACAACCTGTCGTACTTCCTGGATGAAGGGCTCGTGCAGCCGCCACTGTTCATCCAGACCGTGTTCGGAATCTTCGGCGGAATTGGGACCCACCCTGAAGACATCGCGCACATGAAGCGGACGGCCGACCGGCTGTTCGGGGACGTGTGGCGCTGGTCCGTGCTGGGTGCCGGCGCCCATCAGATGCGCGTGGCGGCGTTTGCCGCCGCGCAGGGCGGCAACGTCCGGGTCGGACTGGAAGATTCGTTGTGGGACGGCCCGGGCCAGCTGGCGGAGAGCAACGCCGCCCAGGTCACCCGCGTGCGCAAGATCCTGGAGGGCCTGTCGCTTGACACCGCCACGCCGGACGAAGCGCGTGCCATGCTGTCGCTCAAGGGCGGCGACACCGTCCGCTTCTGA
- a CDS encoding zinc-dependent alcohol dehydrogenase family protein: MKCRAAVLHNMGEPRPYAETKPVKIEEIELLDPGPGEVLVRMVSAGLCHSDLSVVNGSRPRDLPMVLGHEGSGVIEAVGPGVDELRVGDHVVYVFVPSCGHCVPCAEGRPALCEPGAKAAAAGTLLSGGRRIKLNGEPINHQVGVSCFAEYAVSSTRSLVRVDPEIPLDQAALFGCAVITGMGAVVNTAKVRPGATVAVIGLGGTGLAAVLGARAAGASRVIGLDLLDSKLESGRQIGVDDAVNAGDPDVIETVREMTAGGVEYAFECVGSAKAMELAYAITRRGGTTTTSGLPPPDAKIAVPHVQLVAEERTVKGSYLGSCVPRRDIPAYIELFRAGRLPIDRLVSDHLPLDKINEGFDRLDDGDTIRQMIAF; the protein is encoded by the coding sequence ATGAAATGCCGCGCCGCCGTTCTGCACAACATGGGGGAGCCGCGTCCCTACGCGGAGACCAAACCGGTCAAGATCGAGGAGATCGAACTTCTCGACCCGGGTCCCGGCGAGGTCCTGGTCCGGATGGTCTCGGCAGGGCTGTGCCACTCTGACCTGTCGGTCGTTAACGGGTCCAGGCCGCGCGACTTGCCCATGGTGCTCGGCCACGAGGGATCGGGGGTCATCGAGGCCGTCGGGCCAGGCGTGGATGAGCTCCGCGTGGGCGATCACGTAGTGTACGTGTTCGTCCCGAGCTGCGGCCATTGCGTGCCGTGCGCCGAGGGGCGCCCGGCGCTATGCGAACCGGGGGCCAAGGCGGCGGCGGCCGGGACGCTGCTGTCGGGGGGGCGGCGGATCAAGCTCAACGGGGAACCCATCAACCACCAGGTCGGCGTGTCGTGCTTCGCGGAGTACGCGGTGTCCAGCACCCGTTCACTGGTCCGCGTCGACCCCGAGATTCCCCTTGACCAGGCTGCGCTGTTCGGATGCGCCGTGATTACCGGCATGGGTGCGGTCGTCAATACCGCGAAGGTGCGCCCCGGCGCCACGGTGGCCGTGATCGGTCTCGGCGGGACGGGCTTAGCTGCCGTGCTCGGTGCCCGCGCCGCGGGCGCCAGCCGGGTCATCGGTCTCGACCTGCTCGACAGCAAGCTCGAATCGGGTCGCCAGATCGGCGTCGACGACGCCGTGAACGCCGGCGACCCCGACGTCATCGAGACCGTACGCGAGATGACGGCGGGCGGCGTCGAGTACGCCTTCGAGTGCGTGGGTTCGGCCAAGGCGATGGAACTCGCCTACGCGATCACTCGGCGCGGCGGCACCACGACCACCAGCGGCCTGCCGCCTCCCGACGCGAAGATCGCCGTGCCGCACGTGCAGCTCGTCGCCGAGGAGCGGACCGTCAAGGGAAGCTACCTCGGGTCCTGCGTTCCGCGGCGCGACATCCCTGCCTACATCGAGCTCTTTCGGGCGGGCCGACTGCCCATCGACCGGTTGGTCAGCGACCACCTTCCGCTCGACAAGATCAATGAGGGCTTCGATCGCCTTGACGACGGCGATACGATTCGGCAAATGATAGCGTTCTGA